The nucleotide sequence CCCATTAGGAAGCCACCAGAAAACCTGTTCCAGGGCATAAACCCATTCCAGAGAGACAGATTGAGGTCCTGACTTCTCTGGAGTAAGGAACACAGAGCAAGTCTGCCTGCCATCTAAAGGGAACACCTTCCTCAGCTAGCCCAGAAAGCTAGAGTCAGATGGGGCATACCCAGCCTTGGTCTGAGACCTGGAGGCCATGCAGGGTCCCTCCCTGGTCCAAGATGATGCTGACTAGCATAACCTCACTAAATAATTATCCCCTTTCTATGAAGGGCCCCACCTAATCAGGAGGAACAGAGCAGTCTCAGGGATAGGGGATGTGTGCTTCTTCAGCAAGGGAGCAAGCAGGAAGAACAGGCTTCCAAGGCAGGTGCCTCCAGTCTACACCCTGCAAAATGACACCACTTAGCCCAGGCAGCCCACAGCAGGCACTGCAGGAATAGCTAGAGTGACCTCTAGTACGCATGAAAGAAGAGACATGGAAAAGTCTAGAGAAAGACCATTTTCCATGGCAACGTGGGTACGGAGGCCTCAGCATTCACGCCCTACAAGAGCACAGCACCACACCCTGTGCCCTAACTTGCTCCAAAGGCCAAAATAGTCAGCAGTACTgaggggtttaaaaaaaaaaaaaaaaaaaatatcagacaTGCTGTTTGGCCGAGCACGAGCCCATGGGTACACGGGCCGTGGGTACTCACTCCGGCCAGGGATTTCTGGATGTtctctctggctcttgcaatgTCACGGAGGATCACGCTGGCACCATTCTCCTGCAGACAGTGCAGAAAGAAccggtcttttttgttttggttaaaaaaaattttttaaacacacacacacacaaaaaaaaaaaacccccatacgcacaaaaacaaaatctctgaGAACCCTCACTCCAAAAGCAAGAATGCATTACGAAGAGATGAATGCATTACACAGAATGAAAGCTCCCGGGACAGCGAGAAGCGGAAGGTGGCTGAGGCCAGGACCACAAAGTCTGGGTACACGAAGTCTGCAGGTGGCCACACATGCTGAGGCCTGGCCACACACCACCCCTAGATACCTGTTTGCTGGCCCCAGCCGCCTGGGAGCATTAAGAGTGGGCTGTCCCATGTGTTAGGGTCAGGAGCCCAGGGCAGAAGCACCCCAGCATTCTGCCAAGGCCCTTCTACATGGCCCCGACACGTCTCCGGCCCACCCGGTTCCACCAGCCCTAAGCAGGGTCCTCACCTGGCGGGAGCCAGCAGTCACGGGCCCGTTCATCTGCTCGTAGAATTTCCTTTCCGCGTCATCGTATTTGAACTTGTCAAACCAAATCTTCTCGTGCACTAGGAAGTTTGTAGCCATTTTTCTGCTGAGATGGGAAAGAGTGGCCAGGTCAGTGTGGCCAGAAGAACTTGCAGGCCTCACCTTCCCGACAGGCTCCAGGCCTACCCTGCTTGAGTACCCAGGACCAGGCCAGAGGTAACCAACGGGGTTGTGACATGCTGGGCCGGCTCACAGTCCTGCTTGGCTCATGAACGGCCTCTCTGCTGCCTACGACCACAATGTTCACCGCCAAGCCCCTTCCACACACAAAAGGAAGAGTCAACagtcctcccatcccccagaTGGGTTCCCCTACCAGGGACTGGGTGAGGGGTATCCCTAGGCCAGTCCTCCAGACCACTAGGCACCCAGGCCCTGACCACACAATCCAACCACAACCCATACCAGCAGCTAGAGCACAAAAGCAATTGCAAGATCGGCAGCCGGCCACCTGCCCACCCTGCAGCCAAACAGGTTTCTAACCATGAGACAAGTCCACTCTGGCCCCTAAAGTTCTTTTTCACAAAAATGTGTCATCCCAGCATGCAACAAGTTTGTCGTTCTCTTTCAGTATATAAGCAGAAGATTTAGCACCTCTCTGTTTTGATTAAGATGGTTAAAAAAACCCAAGGGTACAACGAAAGCCCAATGGCTACCAAGACCAGAGtctgagaaccgctgctctagaccATAGGTCATTAGGTTCCTGCAAGTCAAGCCCTACCACATGGTTCCTACACCTGGCACAGGATGGGAGCTAGGGGCCGCAGAGTGCCCACAGAGCCCACCATTCACTAGCCTGCCCTTCCTGCCAGGTGGGACAGACCGACCAATCTCACTCTGCCAATTTTCTGGGTGGAAGGCCTCAGGCCATCACCAGACCACCCCAAGTGTCTTCTAACAAGGTCAGAGCCCTGACACTGTGCCCCTTTCCCAGGATGCTTTGGCGAGGAGCCAGGCCACTGTGAACACAGGGGCAGGTAGGCGGCAGACCGACGACTGGGTTCCACTCCCATTTGCCCCTCGCCACCCAAGACTGGTGTTACTCCTGTCCCTTCTATGTCTATCCATCAGATCTATGTGCCTAGGGGCCACCTCCCACGGTCACTATGATCTGCCACCAGCCCTTCAGACACCACTGTTAGGACTCCATCCACCTGTATTGGAGCAAGATCCCTTGGGGGCCCTGGGCTAAAGGCAGGTTTCTTTCCTCACGGGGAGGTCAAAATGACAAGCACCCTTCAGAGGCTGCAGGATCAGCCATGTGCTGCTCTTGGATTTAACGCCCACCCTTACCTCAATGAACACATACTCTAACCTGGGCTGTGGGTGTCAACACCTGTCAGGGGCTGGAGACCCAGCTACAAGGTTTCCCATTCATTCACCCAGCTAATAACAATCTTGTCTTCTGGGTTCCTTGATGGGGGGCTTTGTCTCATGGAGACCCCTTTTCCCACCAACACTAGCAACTCAGGACTCTGTAACCCTCAAGGACGGAGCACTACGggtgcccaccccacccctacatTCAAGCTGGTCAGGTCCACAGGGGGGTATGAGGGCCACCAGCCTAGAGACAGCTGTCCCTTATTACGCTCGTAGCCCAGGTCCGTCCCGACACCTGCAGCCATATTTCTCCTActtgggtctcaggctggacatGGATGGGCCAGAACGGGGTGTGGGTCGGTGAGCCAAGGAGGCGGCTTCTAGGCGCCAGGCTATGCGCAGGGCCTCGGCGGCATGGTGGCGGCACTCAGCACTGTCGTAGGTAGGCTTGCTGAGCCAGGGGGCCTCTGCGTCCTTGTGTAGGAAGTACCAGTAGGGCAGGGCAGAGGGGGCCTCCCCATCAGCCCGTTTTGACCCGGCTCGCTTGTTTCCCACAGCATTGCGAATCCGACGGTCTCTGCGGCCTCTCCGGGCACCCTCTGCCTGACTGGCTCGCTCTTGCAGACGCACTTTCCCTGGGGGGTGGCCATCAAAGAGGGCCTCGTAGAAGCCCCTTTCCGCTGCATCGTACCGGGGCTTCTCCAGCCACACCTCCCGTACCAGCGCCTGCAGGCTGCCCAGAGGAGGCTGGCCGTTAGCTGGTGGGCAAGGCTGGCAGGCCAAGGCCAGGTCAGGCGAGACAGCCGGCTGGCCCGTGTCAGGAgtcccctgcctctggctcccttcTACCGCCAGCAGCAAGGCCTGAGACCACTCCACAAAAGCCCGCTCAGCCTGATCAAAGCAAGGCTTGTTGACCCAGATCCCCCAGATCACGTGGTGGCAGGCCACGTGGCTTCCATGCGCACAGGGGCCCCGAGGGGCCAGAGCAGGCGGCTGGGCTGCCTGGGCGGCCACATCTGCCAGCCTCTGGCGGTAGGAGCTTTCTGCCTGGTCGAAGAGGGGCTTGTCCAGCCATACATGGTCGGCTGAGAGGCCCACGAGGGCCAGGTCCGCCTGGCCGAGCCAACTCTTGGGGGATCGCTTCCTCTTTTTCTGGAGGGGCTTCTTGCACTCGTGGCTCTTCCTGGGATCACTCCTGCTGCTGGTGGAGGGGGCCTCTGCCTCGTCGGTGTCCTCTAGGTCCTCCTGGCTGGGCCCGTTCACAGCTGGCACCTTGGCCAGGAGCTGTTGGAcagaggcggtggcggcggcggctcgCGTGGCCTCATGCTCATGGAAGCGCCGCTCGGCTTCCTCATACTTGTGCTTGTCCTCCCAGACGGTCTCCAGCGCACAAGAGGCCTTCCCGCTCCTCATCTTCGGGCGCAGCATTAAAAAGCAAGCACAAGAAGGGCAGTTGCAACACAGCAGAGGCACCTGCCTCCCTCGCCCTCCTCGGTCTGGCAGGCAAGGGTGGGCAGGGAGGCCCGGGGAAAGGAGAGGGCAAGCCACCAGAAGGGGCTCTGCCAGATGACATGCAAGGGCACAAGAGTCAAATCCACACCAGGAGCTTTGGTAAACCAAAAGCAGCATACGCGTATAGGCAAACCCCCACATCTTAGGACTGCATGTGCTGTCTTTGCTAACCCAGTAAGCCCATAGCTTCAGAAAGGGATCTAACACCACCTCCAAACTCAGCAGATACCTGCTCTCCCGGGGCCCCCAGATAGGGtggcaaataaaacaaacagctgTACTCATTGACAATGGGCTTTAATATAAACAATTAtggcttctttttggttttgttttttgtttgtttttttttttagtgtcaaCACACCCCATGAGATGTTCCGTGCTTACTTTTAGTAAATTACTCATGGTTCACTGAAATCAGACGTACACGGGCTGTGCTCTGCATATGCCGAGCCTCACACCTCCTTGAGGTAGGTGGCTGATGTCTCCAGTTCGGTGACAGGGATTTGTGACTGCCAAGGTGGATGGAGCACCAGCAAGCGGCCCATCACTGAAAGTCACCTGCACCTATCCTGGCCACACAACCCTACCCAGACCCGGGTGCCTTTCCGGAGCAGGGGCAAGTCTTGGGAAAAGGGACAGTGTCTCTGTGAGCCTGACTGACCTCACCGGGATGGGTCAGGGATTGAGTGTCCACCACCAACAGGGATCCTCAATCAGCTGGCATCACCTCCTCATCAGGAGGCCACCAGACTACAACTCGGAATCCCTCTGACCCGAAGGGTCATCATGGAGACCCCAGAGTCTCAGGATGCCATATCCCACTCGAGACGGCAATCAGTGGACAAGACCCTTGCCCCAGGGGTCTCCGCTTCCTTATTGGGCATGGTGTTACCTCAAGCTGTGTGTGACTTTAGGTACCTGCTCCCTCGGCAGGGTGTGACTCTGAAGTACACACCAATAGCCACAGAGAGGACGACTCGCCTCCACTACTCTTGAAGCTGAATGGAAGGGAGGTTCCAGGCTCTACCAGCCAACCCAGGAGGCCACAAGGAAGTTCTTAGTGCCACCACCCTGCCCTAGAAGGGTGGTCCTTTCGAGATTTTTGTAGTCTGGACTCGACTAACAAAACTCAAGGACTAGGGTACAGATGCTGCTATCTTGCTACTTCTGTGGGTCTGTAAGGAACACCTAGGCCATCTGCTGGGCTCTCAGGGAATGGGAGGGGATCCTTTGGCTGGACAGCAAACCTTCACCTCACCGTCTAGGATCTTTTCCTAATACACCAACAAAATGCTTAACTGGAAGAGCGTTAAGCTATCCAAATCTAACCTCTGCTCAGGACCTTGGAAAACTCTACTTGTCACACCCTGAAGCCTACCTCCAAGAGAGATCTAAAGGTCTTTAGTACAGCCCACCCAAGCGCTCTCTACTGTGAGGAGCCAGggccaggagccagaggcccAGCGCAGAGAGGTCTCCAGGCCACCCCCTCACTTACCAAGGccaaggggcaggggcaggggcagggactGAGGAggatcccaggaggcagagcattGTGACATCACCCACCGTCGCCAAGGGGGCAGTACATGCCATCACAGCAGGACCTGACTGACGCCCACCTCCTGGCTTTCGGTCCCCGAGGCTGCTCTGTTCTTGTGGAGCACTACCGGTCTAGGCTGACCATTCCCTTCAGCGATGCCCACTAAGCTGCCCCCCTACCAAACTTAGACTAGGCTGGAACCCTCCTGAAGGAAACAGATGTAGCTACTTCCAATGCTCCCCCTGGAAGGGACAGGGCCACCTCCTTAGGCCACATCTTCATGACTGGCCACCACTTCTCCATGGGGCAGAGGGCTACGTGCTGGCCTGCTTGGTGTCAGGGCCACATGGGGTACCCACTTGCCACTAGAACAGCTAACTATACACCACTGCCCTGTCCCAGCAAGCTCAACTCGGCATGGGTATGCCTCCCTCGGGCAAGGCGGTGGCTGGGGGCTCCTTGGCGCAGGTGAAGGGAGACACAGGGCACTTTGCAGGTGTACTTACTTTTGCTTTGGCCTCCTAGGACAGCATGAAGGAAAAGCAGCAAGGTTAGAGGAGCGGGCAAGGCCACCCACGGCAGACAGCAGCTCGGGCAGCCTGGCACAGCCTGGCTGGCCTTTCAGAAGCTGCTCGTCAAGGTGGCATGGCAAAAGTGGATAAAATGAGATGCACCACCAAATCCCAGGTGGCTGCCTGGTCCTCATCTTTGAGGGGCAGCACTCTTCCGTTAGCCCGATATGTAGCTCTTAGGGTTCCTACTCTCTAGGAGACAAGCAGAAACCACCACGGAAGCTGCCTGCTCCCACCCCTGTCCTTCTCTGAGCCTACAACAACCTGCATCAAGGTGAGCTAGCACCTACGGATGACCCCTTAGCTGTGGAAGAAGACCAGCATCTCCCCTTCACTGGCAAGGCTTTGGAAGATAAAGACACTCCCCCACTGCCCTATCTCCAAGGGACCAAGTGGTCCAGGTCCAGATAGCTCCAAGCTGTGGGCTCTGCTGCCACCAAGGTCCAGTGTGCACACTGGTACTGGACCTCTTACGGAAATGGTGCCAGCTTGGGGTTGGGATGCCAACCCAAGACCTGAGCACAAATAGCGAAGGCTCCCAAGGGACAAGGTCCTTCCCCAACCTGCTTTCTCCACAGGTGTACAATAGGCTGAGGACTTTAGCCAGTTTGCACCCAGACTGGGCATACCTGAACTCCATGCATCCCAGGAGGACACTCATATGCAAACCTGTAGCTGTCCAGGAAAAATAGGCTGAAGACAAGCAGCAGTGAATTTCTCAAACCCCCACAAGCACGGGTTTGCCAATACCCACATGCCTACAACAGGgttgccctttctttctcttgaggTTTTATCTGGACAACAGCAGAAACACATGCCAAAGAGACTGAAGTACCAGAAAGGAAAGCCAAGTTCCGGAGATGCAGGCTCAGACACACCAATGGACCTAGAAAGAAACGGCCTAAGCAGCCCTTGCCCTGCTCTTGGATATAGGTTCGAGTCTAGAATGCAAGACTGGCCACCAGAGCTGAGCGGTCAAGACCCTTTGTGTGAGAGGCGGACAATACCTGAGCTCTGGAGGGCCCTGGAAGCAGGCAGCTCCTGTGGCAGACAGACCCGATAGGTCCTAGGTCCTGAGATATGTTCAACAGCTAGGCATGGCCATGTAGTCCAGCACCCGGCCCTAAACCCACTCACACTCACAAGCCAAAAGAGCTTACTGGCCAGCTGCGGCCTCCGAGGGCCAACCTATATATCTGCTCTGTAAAGAAGAGCACAGGTGTGCTGACTCTCATCGCTTCTACTAGTTTAGACCAGGCAGTGGCTCCCGCCAAGGACACTTCCGGCTTGGGGACTGGACCCTGAGAAGCTGAGAATTGGTATGTCACAGCTGTGCCCCACCACAGTAGCAAACATCTGAAGGGTTCCGTGTGCTGGGAACGATAGAGAAAAATCTCCCTAAGAGCTGGCTTTCTGAGCCCTAAGCCCCGTATGTTCTGTCCTCTGGACATTCCGAAATAGCATGTCACTCCATCGGTCACATCACTGTTGGGCTCCCAATACTATCCGCCCTCAGGAGGAAGGTGAGTAGGGAATGGGGTCCGCCAGCAAGCCTAACTCATACCCCTTTACCCCGATAGCAACACCCCCTGGGCTCACCCAGCCGAAGCCTGCGAACCAGTGCTGCCCATCAATACTTTCTGTGTCAAGTGTCCAAAGGGGCAGCTGGTAGCCCTTGGAATGTGGAGGGCTCGGGAGCAAAGGCTAGCTCTTTAGTCACAACAGACATGTAGTGGGGTAGCCACTTACCTAGGCACAGGAGGGATGATGCCTTTGGTCTTTTTTCACGGGTTAAATCCTACCTCTCCAAGTTCCCACTCTGCCCCGGGGATATCCCAGTCCTACTCAGAAACACTGGCCTGTGCTGTGAGCCCATCTTGAGACCCAGAGGCTAACGCCCAGCCGAAGCCCAGGCAGCCCCAACCTCCTTGTCCCAAATGCCATGGTTGGTGAGTTCTACTTCTGTTTTAACCCGTGGTGCCCTGACCTGACACACAGGTCTTGAGGCTTGCTGGACAGCTCTTCCTTTCTCAGCTCGTCCTCTCCACTTGCTAACACACCTGTGCCAAACCTCACACTTAAGCGGGAGATGGTTGTGTGACATCTTAGACAATTAACAAGAAAAATTAAGGCTCTGATTGGTCTAACCACCCAAATCCGCTGAGTTTGTGGGATGAGAGGAGCTAGAGACCAAGGCATGCTCCGTTACCTGTATTCCACACAAATGTCTCAACGACTCCAACCTTCAACAAGCACATACCATCTGAGATCTCTGGCACAGCAGAAACGCTCAATGCCACCATCTCCTGCCGTCAGCCCCCAGGAGACAATTCACTCTGACCATCAGACCCAAGCCCTCTCAAGCACCTCCGCTTCATCTGTAGTAAGCCCCGGAGCCTCAGCTATCCAAAAGCTGAGCCTGGAGAGATTAGCCCTGTACCAGCTTCCTCCTGAGAGGACAGAAAGTCATGCAGAGCACACACCCCAGGTTAAGAAAGTGTAAGTGGCTCCCTCTGCCAACCCCCCAACTGTTTACTGAAGTCTCCAGCAGTCCAAGGGGAGGCTCATGCTGAACTAGCCACCACAGAGCCTGGGAGGGGACTCCTTGTCCCTTTGAGGACTTCTTCCTCTCTTGACTCTGCTGCCCCATGGGATTGGCTCAGGGGGCACCTGGTGGTCCTGTCACATCCATCCTTTGCTTCATCCATGAAGATCCGCCTGAGGTAAGACCCAGTTAGCCCCGAGTGACAGGAACGATTCGGAAGCACCTCTGGGGTGTGGCACCCCAAGATTTAGCTTCAACAAGTTCTTTTGCTGCGAGGTAGCCTTTCATTCTAGAAAACTATGATGCTAGGAGAGAGCGCTCGCGTATTAGAAAAAGAACGGCCGTACCCTTCAACGACCCTTTCCCAAGAAAAGTGCCCAGACCCTCTTATTCAAATCAGTACGTAGCCCTATGACATTCTGAGCCAGTCGGCATCACACGCCTTTTCTCTACCCTGTGTTCGTGGGCCTCCTAAGTTCCACGAGGCTGCACCCGAAGCCAAGTTCTCTCTATGCCTAGGGCTCGGTATGTCCTCGGTGCTTAACCGCAAGGACCTAGGACCTTGGCAACAGCTGGGGCAGACGAACGCTGACCCGGCAAGGATGTCAgtcatggccgtggcaggccgcCTGaagcagcactcaggaagctagcAACCATGTGGCCACCGGCCCGGCCCCACACAGGACCAGACGCCCGCCCGTAGCCCTCACTGATCCGCTGGAGCCAACCCTATCGGCGCGGGCCCGGGGCACTCCAGCCTTTGCCGCACGTGCGCTCCTTGAGGCGGGGCCCACGGTACTCACACGCCAGCCAAGGACGCAGCAACCAAAACCTGGAACTGCGAGCTCAGGACTGCAAAGGAAAGAGAGGGCGACCGCGCAGCTCCCGGAAAACGCAGCGGCACAGACCACGACAGGCCCGGCGGGGGACACAACCCTGAGCACGCGCTGCCTCGCCCGCGGAGCATGCACCACGATGCATGCAGGAACCACtatagcagaagccaggggaCAGCTACCTCGGGCGCCGCACTTCACCCGAAGGAGTTGTCACAAACAGCCGAGAACCGGGAGTCCCAACACGCAGCACCCCTGCACAGCCCGAAGAGTGGAGCGGCCGGACTAGGGCGGCACGAAACGGAGCTGGTGTGCGCACGCGCTGCTGACGCGCCCGAGTCCAGACTTTGCGCAGGCGCCCTGAGGCGGAGGGGGCGGGAGTAGCGCGCCTGTGCCTGCAGGGCTGGCGAGACAAAAGGGAGGGACCCGGGCAGCCCCGCCCCCGAGCCCCGCCCCGAGTGGCCCGCGCGGGGTGTCAGGCTCGCTAGCCCGGTGGTCCCCCCACCCCCGGACGCCATGTACCCCACGAGCTCACCGGCCGGCCCGGCCCTGCACCCGGTCCCTCATCGCGCTCGTCTTCCCCCGCCCCGGCGCCTTGCCGAGCCGCAGCGATCGCCCGCTGCCGGCCAGGGTCCCACGGCGCGCCCGCCGCCCACCGCGCCCGGGCCGCGGCCCCGCGTGGCCGTAAAAATGACTTTCCGCAAGGCCTACTCCATCAAAGACAAGCTGCAGGCCATCGAGCGCGTCAAGGGCGGTGAGCGGCAGGCCAGCGTGTGCCGCGACTTCGGCGTACCGGGCGGCACGCTGCGCGGCTGGCTCAAGGACGAGCCCAAGCTGCGCTGGTTTCTGGACCAGCTTGGTGGAGAGGTGGGCACGCAGCGCAAGAAGATGCGCCTGGCCAACGAGGAGGAGATCGACCGCGCCGTCTACTCGTGGTTCCTCACCTTGCGCCAGCACGGCGTGCCGCTGTCCGGTCCGGTCATCCAAGCTCAGGCTGAGGCCTTTGCTCGCCAGATCTATGGCCCCGAGTGTACCTTCAAGGCTAGCCATGGCTGGTTCTGGCGCTGGCAGAAGCGCCATGGCATCTCCAGCCAGCGCATCTATGGCGAGGCTGAACCCCCGGCCGCAGGCCCTGCGCCTGTCAAGGAGGAGCCTGCACAGCCACCCGGCGCAGTTCTACCTGACCGTGCGCTGGCCACTCTACCCCACTCCGAGGGCGGCTATGGTGACGAACAGATCTACAACGCCAACGTTACTGGTCTCTACTGGAGGTTACTTCCGGAGCAGGCCGCAACTCCGGGCACTGGGAACGCCAGCGGGCCTGGTGGGTGCAGCCGGCGCTGGCCGGGAGACCGAGTGACAGTACTGTTGGCCGCCAACCTGACGGGCAGCCACAAGTTAAAACCGCTAGTTATCGGGCAGCTACCAGACCCACCCAGCTTGCGTCACCACAACCAGGACAAGTTCCCAGCTTCCTACCGCTACAGTCCGGATGCCTGGCTCAGTCGTCCTCTTCTTCGGGGCTGGTTCTTTGAGGAATTTGTCCCTGGCGTCAAGCGCTACCTGCGCCGAAGCTGCCTGCAACAGAAGGCTGTGTTGCTGGTGGCCCATCCACCCTGTCCAAGCTGGGCCACTAGGATGCCGGCCCTGGAAGAGAGCGGGGAGACTCCCAGGCAGTGCCAGCCTGAGCTCCTTGGGTCCCCGGAGGAGTTGCAGACACCTGATGGTGCCGTTCGAGTGCTCTTCTTGTCCAAGGGCAGCAGCCAGGCTCACATCCCCGCACCGTTGGAACATGGTGTGGTGGCAGCCTTCAAACATTTGTACAAGCGAGAGCTGCTGAGGCTTGCTGTGTCTTGTGCCAGCGGCTCCCCGCTGGACTTCATGAGAAGCTTCATGCTCAAGGACATGCTATACCTGGCTGGCCTCTCTTGGGACCTGGTCCAGGCAGGCAGCATAGAGCGCTGCTGGCTGCTGGGTCTTCGGGCGGCCTTTGAGCCTGGGCAGCAGTCATCCCACCAGGTCGAGGAGGCCGCTGAACACAGCAGGGTGCTCAGTGACCTCACACATCTGGCAGCTCTGGCTTACAAGCGCCTGGCACCTGAAGAGGTGGCCCAGTGGCTGCACCTGGACGATGATGGAGGTCTCCCTGAGGGCTGCGGAGAGGAGGTGGTCCCCGCGGCCCCTCCATCCCCAGCCAGCCTGCCGTCtagcatgggggctggagaggaggaggaggaagaggccacTGAGCAAGGAGGAATGTTGGTACCTACAGCCGGGGAAGCTGTTTGGGGTCTAGAGACAGCCCTGAGGTGGCTGGAGAGCCAGGATCCTAGAGAAGTGGGGCCCCTGAGGCTAGTGCAGCTACGTTCCCTCATTACCATGGCACGGAGGCTTGGGGGCCTTGGGCCCTCACCAGCAGCGTCTCGTGATGGCGTGTGACGACTGTGGCCCACTGGTCTTATTTTCCTGCTGCACTGGGAGAGAGGGGGCATACACAGTCTGCCACCTTCCACCTTTTCTCCCTGGTATAGTCCACTGTAGAGGTCCAGGGGTGCAAGCCCAGCACAGCTTGGAGGAGTTCTGTTGGTAAAGGATGCCCTGCCCCGTGATCCACAGCGTCTTGGGGAAATAGCTTAAAGAAGCCGGGTAGGCACATGTGGGCCCATAAGCACAAGCACCTCCTGGAGAACAGTTGACTGGACCTCCATTCTGGCCCCTGTGGGGCTCACCCTTACCCCCATGAGCACTGGATGAGGCTGCTGCTTCTGTTTCATTGCCTCCCTGGTGCTACCTGTTCTCATCTCAGTGGGAAagcacttggttttgttttaaaaacaaaaaacacattaaaCCTGTTTTTAAAGATGCTCTTCACAGAGAAGCATGAGTGCTGGCTGGCCGAGTGAGGTGGTCTCTGGGCTCTCTTGCTCTGATAACTGAAGGCCCTGGTGATGTGGGTCAGAGCCCAAGCTAGGCCCCCATCCCTTGGCTGGGGTGGTGTGCTCACAAGAGACTGGGAAGCTGGGAAATGGAAGCCCAGTACTTGGTGAGGTTTTGGATGCAGCAGAGTATAGTAGATTCCAATGGCAGGACAAACCACAAACCACTTTGTCTACTTCTGGGGCTATCTGATCTACCTGGAAACAGGCTATATAGCCTTTGCAACCATCTGGGAACTCTGCAGTGCCTTAGAGTCAACTCCTACCCTCCCCCTAGACACATCCACCTCCTGGTATTGCCAAGGGTGTCGCCGAGGAACTATTGCTGGGTGGCCCAGGTTGAAGGAGCAAAGGCTCAGGGGAATGTCCAGCTTCTGAATCACTCTGCGGC is from Peromyscus maniculatus bairdii isolate BWxNUB_F1_BW_parent chromosome 20, HU_Pman_BW_mat_3.1, whole genome shotgun sequence and encodes:
- the Eef1d gene encoding elongation factor 1-delta isoform X9: MRSGKASCALETVWEDKHKYEEAERRFHEHEATRAAAATASVQQLLAKVPAVNGPSQEDLEDTDEAEAPSTSSRSDPRKSHECKKPLQKKRKRSPKSWLGQADLALVGLSADHVWLDKPLFDQAESSYRQRLADVAAQAAQPPALAPRGPCAHGSHVACHHVIWGIWVNKPCFDQAERAFVEWSQALLLAVEGSQRQGTPDTGQPAVSPDLALACQPCPPANGQPPLGSLQALVREVWLEKPRYDAAERGFYEALFDGHPPGKVRLQERASQAEGARRGRRDRRIRNAVGNKRAGSKRADGEAPSALPYWYFLHKDAEAPWLSKPTYDSAECRHHAAEALRIAWRLEAASLAHRPTPRSGPSMSSLRPNRKMATNFLVHEKIWFDKFKYDDAERKFYEQMNGPVTAGSRQSSGPGASSGPGGDHSELVVRIASLEVENQNLRGVVQDLQQAISKLEARLSTLEKNSPAHRATAPQTQHVSPMRQVEPPAKKAATPAEDDEDNDIDLFGSDEEEEDKEAARLREERLRQYAEKKAKKPSLVAKSSILLDVKPWDDETDMAQLEACVRSVQLDGLVWGGSKLVPVGYGIRKLQIQCVVEDDKVGTDLLEEEITKFEEHVQSVDIAAFNKI